Proteins co-encoded in one Myripristis murdjan chromosome 4, fMyrMur1.1, whole genome shotgun sequence genomic window:
- the LOC115358080 gene encoding fibropellin-1 yields the protein MTHLWALLAALLLAVSVAEPLNAPQDDENEVLKQAEAQFTKSQDIEIENVIGNLSETTSYKPTTSAPFTTTVSSSPSPTPPCPGIQVELGGGAGCGCPAGMLKDGDNCTCAVGFTLQGATECHDVNECEGEGPGLCGLHANCTNTPGSYSCSCLRGYLMGASGCQDIDECALAAVTGLQACRGSAQCRNTPGSFTCSCPLGYVMALNGQDCIDVDECSFEEQCRRELGNVCVNTPGSFVCQCQPGFRAETPACVGPVCPDYTVCQDVDECKESPLVCTGQGVCENTLGSYKCVCQPGYRGNGTHCEDENECALGDHGCDTNARCGNIIGSYFCQCYQGFNGDGHSCFDIDECAVDNGHCEHTCTNEPGGYSCHCATGYQLHEGGHNCTDVDECVAQNGTCEQMCTNTQGSFQCSCRAGYQLHIDGHSCVDIDECKLQNGGCSHTCTNTPGGHTCHCPPPLLLHTDNLRCVNVTSCELRNGGCDHICTVRAEGHVSCSCRAGWKLGEDLRSCVDVDDCGDFTNGGCEQLCLNHPGGFNCTCREGYKLRTDDATKCQPVCDPPCQNYGVCVSPNSCDCPPGYPGLGCSAMCSPPCAHGGTCMRWNKCLCPPGWTGAGCHTAVCDLPCANGGRCVGPDTCQCPSDYAGPQCLSPLCTPACQNGGRCVDVNKCTCVSGWQGARCQIEPVQCNKACKNGGVCVGLNRCRCASGFTGSLCETAVTTPCVPPCQHGATCSPHNTCTCPEGTAGLRCERLTCPVVTTVVSMARAVRKGFRESFVDRCGPLGVHLCTKYRINQARVYLQAYRVGYRIQCPEKKGR from the exons ATGACTCACCTCTGGGCTCTCCTGGCAGCTctgctgctggccgtgtctgTGGCAGAGCCTCTGAACGCCCCACAGGACGACGAAAATGAGGTCCTGAAACAAGCTGAGGCACAGTTCACCAAAAGCCAG GACATTGAGATTGAGAATGTCATTGGAAATCTCAGTGAAACTACAAGCTACAAACCAACCACAT CAGCCCCTTTCACTACCACAGTTTCCTCAAGCCCCAGTCCCACCCCTCCATGTCCAGGGATCCAGGTGGAGCTGGGAGGCGGTGCAGGCTGTGGCTGCCCTGCTGGCATGCTGAAGGATGGAGACAACTGTACGTGCGCTGTGGGCTTCACTCTGCAGGGCGCCACAGAGTGTCACG ATGTCAATGAGTGTGAGGGAGAGGGGCCAGGACTGTGTGGTCTCCACGCCAACTGCACCAATACCCCCGGCTCCTATTCATGTAGCTGTCTCCGTGGTTACCTGATGGGTGCCAGTGGGTGCcagg atATAGATGAGTGTGCGCTGGCTGCAGTGACAGGTCTGCAGGCCTGTCGGGGTAGCGCTCAGTGCAGAAACACCCCGGGCTCCTTCACCTGCTCTTGCCCTTTGGGATACGTAATGGCTCTGAATGGACAAGACTGTATAG ATGTGGACGAGTGTAGCTTTGAGGAGCAGTGTCGCCGGGAGCTGGGGAAcgtgtgtgtgaacactcctggtAGCTTTGTTTGCCAGTGCCAGCCAGGTTTCAGAGCAGAGACGCCCGCCTGTGTCG GTCCTGTGTGTCCAGACTACACTGTGTGTCAAG ATGTGGATGAATGTAAGGAGAGTCCTCTggtttgcactggtcagggtgtgtgtgagaacacGCTTGGGAGTTACAAGTGTGTGTGCCAGCCAGGTTACCGAGGAAACGGCACACACTGCGAAG atgAGAATGAATGCGCATTAGGTGATCATGGTTGTGACACCAATGCTCGTTGCGGCAACATAATTGGCTCATATTTCTGCCAGTGCTACCAGGGCTTCAATGGAGATGGCCATTCATGTTTCG aCATTGATGAGTGTGCAGTGGACAATGGCCACTGTGAACACACCTGTACCAATGAGCCAGGGGGGTATAGCTGCCACTGTGCCACAGGCTACCAGCTACACGAGGGTGGACACAACTGCACAG ATGTGGACGAGTGTGTGGCGCAGAATGGGACGTGTGAGCAGATGTGCACCAACACTCAGGGATCCTTCCAGTGCTCTTGCAGAGCAGGCTACCAGCTGCACATCGATGGCCACAGCTGTGTAG acATTGATGAGTGTAAGCTCCAGAACGGCGGCTGCTCCCACACCTGCACCAACACGCCTGGAGGACACACCTGCCACTGCCCACCTCCTTTACTTCTGCACACAGACAACCTGCGCTGCGTCA ATGTCACATCCTGTGAGCTGAGAAACGGCGGCTGTGACCATATATGCACTGTGAGGGCTGAAGGCCACGTCTCCTGTAGCTGCAGAGCTGGGTGGAAGCTGGGCGAGGACCTGAGGAGCTGTGTGG aTGTGGATGACTGTGGGGATTTCACAAATGGAGGCTGTGAGCAGCTGTGTCTGAACCATCCTGGTGGCTTCAACTGCACCTGCAGGGAAGGGTATAAACTTCGGACTGACGATGCCACCAAGTGCCAGC CGGTGTGTGACCCCCCTTGTCAGAACTACggcgtgtgtgtgagcccaAACAGCTGTGACTGTCCTCCAGGCTACCCTGGTCTGGGATGCTCAG CCATGTGCTCCCCGCCCTGCGCCCACGGTGGGACCTGTATGCGCTGGAACAAGTGTTTGTGCCCTCCCGGCTGGACCGGAGCAGGCTGTCACACAG cgGTGTGCGACTTGCCCTGTGCAAACGGTGGTCGCTGTGTGGGGCCTGATACCTGCCAGTGTCCCTCTGACTACGCCGGCCCCCAGTGCCTCTCGC cccTCTGCACACCTGCCTGTCAAAACGGGGGGAGATGTGTGGATGTCAACAAGTGCACATGTGTCAGTGGGTGGCAGGGAGCTCGGTGCCAGATAG AGCCGGTGCAGTGCAACAAAGCCTGCAAGaatggtggagtgtgtgtgggcctcAACAGATGCCGCTGTGCCAGTGGATTTACTGGGAGTCTCTGTGAAaccg CGGTGACGACCCCCTGTGTGCCGCCCTGTCAACATGGAGCCACCTGCAGTCCTCACAACACCTGCACCTGTCCGGAGGGCACAGCCGGCCTGCGCTGCGAGAGACT GACATGCCCTGTGGTCACCACAGTGGTCAGTATGGCTCGAGCAGTGAGGAAGGGATTTCGCGAGAGTTTCGTCGACCGCTGTGGACCCCTGGGAGTTCACCTGTGCACCAAATACAG GATAAACCAGGCGCGTGTGTATCTCCAGGCCTACAGGGTGGGCTACAGGATCCAGTGCCCAGAGAAGAAGGGGAGATGA